The Populus trichocarpa isolate Nisqually-1 chromosome 2, P.trichocarpa_v4.1, whole genome shotgun sequence genome has a window encoding:
- the LOC7453967 gene encoding 40S ribosomal protein S20-2, translating into MALAKMKPVKPGLEEYHDQVQRVRITLSSKNVKNLEKVCADLIRGAKDKSLKVKGPVRIPTKVLRITTRKAPCGEGTNTWDRFELRIHKRVIDLFSSADVVKQITSITIEPGVEVEVTIAS; encoded by the exons ATGGCTTTGGCTAAAATGAAACCTGTGAAGCCTGGTTTAGAGGAATATCATGATCAAGTTCAACGTGTTAGGATTACTCTTTCTTCGAAGAATGTCAAAAACCTTGAGAAAg TGTGTGCTGATTTAATCCGTGGTGCTAAGGATAAAAGCTTGAAAGTCAAAGGACCTGTGAGGATACCAACCAAAGTTCTCCGAATTACTACTAGAAAAGCTCCATGTGGTGAAG gAACGAACACTTGGGACAGGTTTGAGCTCCGCATTCATAAACGAGTGATTGATCTTTTTAGCTCAGCTGATGTGGTGAAACAGATAACTTCCATTACCATTGAACCTGGTGTGGAGGTTGAGGTTACAATTGCAAGCTAA
- the LOC7461714 gene encoding 40S ribosomal protein S13, which produces MGRMHSKGKGISASALPYKRTPPSWLKISPQDVDDNICKFAKKGLTPSQIGVILRDSHGIAQVKAVTGNQILRILKAHGLAPEIPEDLYHLIKKAVAIRKHLERNRKDKDSKFRLILVESRIHRLARYYKKTKKLPPVWKYESSTASTLVA; this is translated from the exons ATGGGTCGTATGCACAGTAAAGG taagGGTATTTCAGCGTCTGCTTTGCCATACAAGAGAACCCCACCTAGTTGGCTCAAGATTTCTCCTCAAGAT GTTGACGACAACATCTGTAAGTTTGCCAAGAAAGGTTTGACACCATCTCAAATTGGTGTTATTCTTCGTGATTCTCACGGTATTGCTCAGGTGAAAGCTGTCACTGGCAACCAGATTTTGAGGATATTGAAGGCACATG GCCTTGCCCCTGAAATTCCTGAGGATTTGTACCACCTCATCAAGAAAGCAGTTGCTATTAGGAAGCATCTAGAGAGGAACAGGAAGGATAAAGATTCCAAGtttaggttgattttggttGAGAGCAGGATTCACCGCCTTGCTCGCTATTACAAGAAGACCAAGAAGCTTCCACCTGTCTGGAAATA TGAATCCTCCACCGCCAGCACTCTTGTGGCTTAG